Within Nodosilinea sp. FACHB-141, the genomic segment CAGTAGCGCGATCGCTCCAAAGGAAAATTTCCGCAACACATTTGATGGCATGGACAATCCTGATCCCTTCATATATAGCTTTTTAAGGTCGAATTTCAGGGTTCACCCGGCCATCCTACCATCCACAAAATTAATCCTCGCGGTGGCTTTCACGAAGCTTATCGCGGGAGTTTTTAGGTAGCTTTGCGCCTCGCTGGTTTAAAGGATCCTCCCCAAAGCGTGCTCCAGAGGGCTATGCGGGCCTATCGGCATAGTGACGGCCACAGGTCTTTGACCATCGCGCGGTAAAGCAGGCAGACGTGGGAGAATGAACACCCTGTGCGCAAATGGTAACAACAGTATGACGGCGGCAATGCCCTATTCTTCTGAGGTAATTGAGTCAGCGATGCAGGCCGGGGAGCTGACCTTTGCCCTCCCCGACCCCACCGACGAAAAAATCTCTGACTACGAGTTTAACCAGCAGATGGAGGCGGCCTGGCAGGTGTGCGATCGCTTCGACCTGCAAACCGACATCTGGCGAGGAAGAATTTTGCGGACGGTGCGCGATCGCGAAAAGAAAGGCGGCGACGGGCGCGGCACCGGCTTTCTCAACTGGCTCAAAGATCGCGAAATCACTAAAAGCCACGCCTATAACCTGATCGAACTCGCTGAAAGCGCCGATCAGTTGCTCGACGCGGGCATGCTCACCCCTAAAGAGGTCAACCAGTTCAGCAAACGCGCCTTCGTCGAAACCGCCAAATCTGCCCCCGAAGTGCAGCAGCTAGTCAGCGACTCCGCCCGCAAAGGCGACCACATCACCCGCCGCGAGGTGCGTCAGGTGGCCAATGAGTGGGCCGCCATGACCTCCGACCTGATCCCTGAAACCCTACGGGAAAAGGCTGCCAACAACACCATCCCCACCCGCTACATCGCACCCCTAGTGAAGGAGATGGAGAAGCTGCCCTCTGTGCACCAGAGCACCCTCAAAACCGAGGTGGAGCTAAACCCTGACCTCGACACCCTCAAACAGGTCACCGCAGAGGCTCGCTACCTGTCAAAATATCTGGCCTCCGCCAATCAGGTACAGCTACTTGAAACCAGCGGCATTGATTTAGAACTGGCCCTCGAAGAAGCCCTGCGGGTGGGCTGCCTCAACTCCGCCGCCGACATGGTGGCCCAGGCGGCCCAGATCGAACAAACCGCCGTCAAACTCTACACCGTTTGGAAGCGCCTCAACCAATTGGCAGAACGGGTATTTGTCGACAGCGGCGAAAGTACCCCCAACCTGCGCGCCCTGCTCACCGCCCTCGGCCCCGTTACCAGCGAAACTGTCCAGGTGCGCTTGGGGGAAATCGACAGCGTCACCTCCCAAACCATCCGCTGGCGGCTAATGGTCGAAGAGGATTAGAAGGTCATCGGCTCAGGCCGTCTTGAGCCTCAATTCGAAAACTCATCTGAGATAACAAATCTGTCCCTTAGTATCCCTCTCTACGAGTAGGCGCTTGCCCTGAATCAGCCCTGGTTATGCCCAAGAGAACGAGCACGTTGCGCTAGGGTGTAGCCAGGACTGATTAGCTTGAAACTGTTCTCGATGCCTTTTGCCAAACGCTTTATCTACATTCGTCAAACCGTTAGTTTTGTCGCTGTGGCCCTGGCGCTGGTTGGTTGCGAGCCTACTGATTTAGAACAACTGGTCGAACGCATTCCTCCAGTTACTCGCATTGGGCGAGAGCCGCCCGCAGCGCCAGACGCAACAGGAGCTCAGTCATCGGCTGTCGCCGAGATGGAAACTCTAGTCTATGAGCGCATCAATGAGATTCGACAGCAGGAAGGCCTCAATCCTCTACAGCCCAACGGGTCACTGGCTCAGGTAGCGCGTCAGTACAGCCAGCGAATGGCTGCCGAAAACTTTTTTGGCCACGTCAGCCCCACCGGGGATGCCCCGGCCCAGCGAGTATCAGACGCAAATATTCTCTACGCCATGGTGGGCGAAAATTTGTTTACCAGCACCAATGCCCCCGACCCCGCCCCTTTAGCCGTGCAGGGCTGGATGGATAGCCCCGGGCACCGAGAAAATATCCTGCGATCGGGCTTTACTGAAACGGGGGTAGGCGTCTGGCAAAGGGGCAGCACCTATTATTTCACTCAGTTATTTATGCGCCCTTTGTAAGCGAGCAGGAGAGCGGTCCTAGTGGTTCCCTGGCGATTCAACTAGCGCCATCAGCATGACCTCCCACACTAAGCGGGGCTGCACGAAGCGGCGTAGGTAGCCTTTGGCGGCTTCAAGTTTGGGCAGCCACTGGAGGCTTTCGGTGGGGTAGCTTTGCCAGTACCAGTTGAGCAGGTAATCGAGCAACCAAAGCTGCGACTCGGTATCGAGGGTTTTGGTGACCTGGCGACCCTGCTCTAAAGCTTCGCGTAGGCTACGGGGGGGTTGATGCAGGGCGTTAAGCAGGTCGGCAGGAATGGTTTGAAGCTGTTGATAGGCGGCGATCGCACCCCCTGGGCTCCCCTGGGCCATCGCCAAGATTTGCGGTTGCCCTAGCGCCTCAGCTTGCCCCGCCCGCTGGAGCACCGTTGCCATATCTGCCGCGTTCAGCCGCTGAAAGGGAACCGTCTGACAGCGCGACACCAGGGTAGGCAACAGCGATTGTGGGCCAGGGGCCAGCAAAATAATCGTCGCCTGCCCCGGTTCTTCCAGGGTTTTCAGCAGACCGTTGGCCGCCCCCTCGGCCATAGTTTCAGCCGCCTCGACCACGACTACGGCGCGGGGTGCTTCTAGGGGCGGGCGGCTCAAGAATTGAGCAATCTGCCGCACCTGCTCTAGGCGGGTTTGAGGCGGGCTTTTGCGGGCAATCCCTTCCTCAGCCGCCTGGGAAGCCGCGATCAGCTTGCCCTGGTGTAAATAGGTGGGCTCGACCCACAGCAGGTCGGGGTGATTGCGCTGGGCAATGCGTCGCCCCAGCGCTGCGGGCGGTGCCCCAGACTGCGGGGTAAACAAAATTTCGGCAAAGTGCTCCGCCGCTAGCCGCCGCCCGACCCCGTGGGGGCCAGCAAACAGGTAGGCGGGAGCCACTCGCCGCTGCTCCACCGCGCGGCAGAGCAGAGCAACGGCAGTGTCTTGGCCCACTAGACCATCAAACTGGGGGCGTACCACTGCTGCAAATATCCTTCCACAACGGCAAAAATCTCGGCGGCGACGGTATCGACTGCACCCGTTGCATCAATGGCCACAATCCGTTCTGGATGCTGGGCCGCCAAGGCCTCAAAGCCCGCCTGCACGCGCTGGTGAAAGGCCAGATCGGCTTGCTCCATGCGATCGGCAGCCCCTCGCTGGCGTGTGCGAGCCAGACCAGCAGCAGCATCGAGCTTAAGCCACAAGGTGAGGTCGGGCACCAGCCCACCCGTGGCCGCGTGATTGAGCTGGGCAATCAGCCCTAGGTCTAGGCCGCGCCCATGGCCCTGGTAGGCCACGGTGGAGTCTGTGTAGCGATCGCACAGCACCCAGCAGCCCCTCGCCAGAGCAGGCTTAATCAACTCTTCGACATGCTGGGCGCGATCGGCGGCGTAGAGCAGCAGCTCAGCCCGACTAGCTATCGCAGCCTCGCCGTGGTCGCCTAGCAGCAGCTGGCGCAGGCTTGAGCCCAACTCCGTGCCCCCCGGCTCGCGAGTAGCGAGAATTTGGGGAATCACGCCCTGCTGCTGGAGCTGCTGGAAGCGATCGCTCTTCCCTAGAGCGCTATGCAGGAGCTTGAGCTGGGTCGATTTGCCGCAGCCTTCCACCCCTTCAAACACCAGCAGCTTACCCGGCATAGTTCGCTCCGATATTGCCTCTCTAGCTTACAGACAAGGGGGCCATCCACCCTAGGGGCAGACCGGCCCCCAGCAAGCTATGGTATACACTAAGATACAAACCGGACTAGTGCATACTAAGGTCAAGGGTGCAGCAGTGGGCTTATCAAAACATGCCTGCCACGACCATGCGCTAACTTGTAGTTATGATGGTCTCATCGAGGACGCCTATGGCCCGGTATACCAACACACTTCCTATCTCAGCAACCACCGCTCGGCTGCGCGATGCCATTGTTAGCTCGCTACAGGCATTTGGGCTCAATATGGTCTACGAAACCAGCGACTATCTGATGGCCAAAGAACAGCCCGGACAGGTTTCCCTGGCTCAGCTCACCACCATTGAGGTGCTGATCAGCCCACCTACCGTAGCTGCCGACGCAGCCTCGGTAAATCTGGTTGTCAGCAACCAAGAACTGCCCCTGCGCCACAACAATCACTGTGAGCAGGTGTTCAGCGCCGTCAACCAGGCTATTGTTGCCTTGGTCTAAGACTCAGTCCTTCAAACCCACCAGGCGATGGGCTAGATCTCGGTGTCATCATCTAGACTATCCGACTCCTCATCGCCCTCTTCAACCATGTTGGGGCTAATGAGCGTGATATCAAACTCGTCGGGGGGCAGAGTCGATTGGCTATCGCGCTTAAGCTGGTAGTAAATAGCGCGAGCTTGGGGACCAAACACAATCTCATCTTCGTTTTTGAGGTCGTGGGCCTGGAGCTTGCGCCCATTAATCAGCATTCCATTGGCGCTGGGTTTGCCCTTTAGGTTGCCGTCAACTATGCGGTAGTAAAACGTGTCATCGTCCTTCGGCAGCTGCACCAGGGTGGCGTGATGCCGCGACACAAACTGCGACGACAGGCGAATGTCGCACTTAGGATCTCGCCCGATGGAGTATACCGACCCATCCAAGACAATTTCTCGGCGGCCTTTACTATCTTCAACAATGAGAATATTACTGAGTTTGGTGTGGAGTGGCATGTGCTGTCACTAGCAAAAACGGAGCTCAGAAT encodes:
- a CDS encoding CAP domain-containing protein, which encodes MKLFSMPFAKRFIYIRQTVSFVAVALALVGCEPTDLEQLVERIPPVTRIGREPPAAPDATGAQSSAVAEMETLVYERINEIRQQEGLNPLQPNGSLAQVARQYSQRMAAENFFGHVSPTGDAPAQRVSDANILYAMVGENLFTSTNAPDPAPLAVQGWMDSPGHRENILRSGFTETGVGVWQRGSTYYFTQLFMRPL
- a CDS encoding DNA polymerase III subunit delta' (catalyzes the DNA-template-directed extension of the 3'-end of a DNA strand; the delta' subunit seems to interact with the gamma subunit to transfer the beta subunit on the DNA), producing MVRPQFDGLVGQDTAVALLCRAVEQRRVAPAYLFAGPHGVGRRLAAEHFAEILFTPQSGAPPAALGRRIAQRNHPDLLWVEPTYLHQGKLIAASQAAEEGIARKSPPQTRLEQVRQIAQFLSRPPLEAPRAVVVVEAAETMAEGAANGLLKTLEEPGQATIILLAPGPQSLLPTLVSRCQTVPFQRLNAADMATVLQRAGQAEALGQPQILAMAQGSPGGAIAAYQQLQTIPADLLNALHQPPRSLREALEQGRQVTKTLDTESQLWLLDYLLNWYWQSYPTESLQWLPKLEAAKGYLRRFVQPRLVWEVMLMALVESPGNH
- the tmk gene encoding dTMP kinase, with the translated sequence MPGKLLVFEGVEGCGKSTQLKLLHSALGKSDRFQQLQQQGVIPQILATREPGGTELGSSLRQLLLGDHGEAAIASRAELLLYAADRAQHVEELIKPALARGCWVLCDRYTDSTVAYQGHGRGLDLGLIAQLNHAATGGLVPDLTLWLKLDAAAGLARTRQRGAADRMEQADLAFHQRVQAGFEALAAQHPERIVAIDATGAVDTVAAEIFAVVEGYLQQWYAPSLMV
- a CDS encoding FHA domain-containing protein — its product is MPLHTKLSNILIVEDSKGRREIVLDGSVYSIGRDPKCDIRLSSQFVSRHHATLVQLPKDDDTFYYRIVDGNLKGKPSANGMLINGRKLQAHDLKNEDEIVFGPQARAIYYQLKRDSQSTLPPDEFDITLISPNMVEEGDEESDSLDDDTEI